One window of Chryseobacterium sp. JJR-5R genomic DNA carries:
- a CDS encoding lipopolysaccharide biosynthesis protein: MKKLLNETIIYGIGAIMPRIIVVLLNYLFIKNINNEDFAIFTNLYALISFVNIVLSFGFETAYFRFSSNKDNEQKVFNTSFWFLTGLSTVFLALVLLFNQPIADIFGYSQTPEFIRWFAWIAFFDNILVIPLAWFRFNNRPIKYTAVRVIQAVFQSVLAISLFLYIPQELSLKLGLKEKVSYPFYSNLAASALGVLLVMPVILKIRFQFSKALFLQMIRYSWPIMIAGLAFMVNENFDKFIQKFIIDAGDAGAYGGCYKMAVLMTLFVTAYRMGIEPFFFKQMQSENAKLTYAKVTEYFSFFASVVALGIIANVSWIKLLLVPNSSYWVALNIIPVIVIANLFFGIYYNLSTWYKVTDRTRIGTYISWTGAIITIILNLIFLKEYGFMVSAWITLAAYFLMMILSYWLGQKYYPIPYRMKKVSFFIILLAIFSYVIVGFFDYNLWIGNFLFLVYTAVLIYSEKGMLLSKIRR; encoded by the coding sequence ATGAAAAAACTTCTGAACGAGACTATTATATATGGAATTGGGGCAATCATGCCGAGAATTATAGTCGTATTGCTTAATTATTTGTTTATAAAAAATATAAATAATGAAGACTTTGCGATTTTCACCAATCTTTATGCATTGATTTCATTTGTTAATATCGTCCTTTCTTTCGGTTTTGAAACCGCTTATTTCCGGTTTTCCTCCAATAAAGATAATGAACAGAAAGTGTTCAATACTTCATTTTGGTTCCTTACAGGTTTATCCACCGTCTTTTTAGCATTGGTTTTATTATTTAATCAGCCGATCGCCGATATTTTCGGATACTCGCAAACTCCTGAATTTATCAGATGGTTTGCATGGATTGCATTTTTTGATAATATCCTCGTCATCCCGCTGGCCTGGTTCAGGTTCAATAACAGGCCGATAAAATATACTGCAGTAAGGGTGATTCAGGCTGTTTTCCAGAGTGTTCTTGCTATTTCCTTATTCCTTTACATTCCGCAGGAATTAAGTTTAAAACTGGGTTTAAAGGAAAAAGTATCATACCCTTTCTACAGCAATTTAGCAGCAAGTGCTTTAGGCGTTTTACTGGTGATGCCGGTTATCCTGAAGATAAGATTTCAGTTTTCAAAAGCGCTTTTTCTGCAAATGATCAGATATTCATGGCCGATCATGATTGCCGGCCTCGCTTTTATGGTAAATGAAAACTTTGATAAGTTTATACAGAAATTTATTATTGATGCCGGTGATGCGGGAGCTTATGGAGGCTGTTATAAAATGGCGGTACTTATGACGCTTTTCGTTACTGCTTACAGAATGGGAATCGAACCGTTTTTCTTTAAACAGATGCAGAGTGAAAATGCAAAGCTTACTTATGCAAAAGTAACGGAGTATTTTTCATTTTTCGCATCAGTGGTAGCTCTCGGAATTATTGCCAATGTTTCATGGATCAAACTTTTACTGGTACCGAACAGTTCTTACTGGGTAGCACTGAACATCATCCCGGTCATTGTAATTGCCAACCTGTTCTTCGGAATTTATTACAATCTTTCGACATGGTATAAAGTAACCGACAGAACCAGGATCGGAACATATATTTCATGGACGGGAGCCATTATTACCATAATTTTAAATCTTATATTTTTAAAAGAATACGGATTTATGGTTTCAGCATGGATAACTTTGGCAGCTTATTTTCTGATGATGATCCTTTCTTATTGGCTGGGTCAGAAATATTATCCTATTCCATACAGGATGAAGAAAGTTTCTTTTTTTATCATTCTCTTGGCAATCTTCAGCTATGTGATCGTAGGCTTTTTTGATTATAACTTATGGATCGGAAACTTCCTGTTCCTGGTATACACTGCTGTCCTGATCTATTCCGAGAAGGGGATGCTCTTATCTAAAATCAGAAGATAA
- a CDS encoding dihydroorotase: protein MKTLIKNVKIVNEGQISEGDVLIENDLISKISVSIPEEADRVIDGSGKYLLPGVIDDQVHFREPGLTHKGDIETESRAAVAGGITSFIDQPNTVPNAVTQELLADKYETASRKAYANYGFMMGGTNNNLEEVLKTNPRNVPGIKLFLGSSTGNMLVDNPETLENIFSHTKMLIAVHCEDEATIKANTQKYMDEYGEDIPVKFHHLIRSEEACYKSSSKAVELAEKTGARLHVFHLSTAKEMELFRNDIPLKDKKITAEVCVHHLTFTNEDYETKGGLIKWNPAVKTQEDKDGLWEALLDDRIDVIATDHAPHTWEEKQNVYTKCPSGAPLVQHALVVMLENYKNGKISLEKIVEKMCHNPAILFRIEKRGFVREGYKADLVLTDLDASWTVNKENILYKCGWSPLEGTEFHSKVTHTFVNGNLVYDNGKINEQKSGERLLFETEA from the coding sequence ATGAAGACCTTAATCAAGAACGTAAAAATCGTTAACGAAGGACAAATCTCTGAAGGCGACGTGCTCATTGAAAATGATCTGATTTCTAAAATAAGCGTTTCTATCCCGGAAGAAGCAGATCGGGTAATTGACGGTTCAGGAAAATATCTTTTGCCTGGCGTTATTGATGACCAGGTACATTTCCGCGAGCCGGGCCTGACCCATAAAGGCGATATTGAAACAGAATCCCGGGCTGCTGTTGCCGGCGGAATTACCAGCTTTATCGATCAGCCGAATACCGTTCCGAATGCGGTAACACAGGAGCTGTTAGCGGATAAATACGAAACTGCTTCCCGAAAAGCATATGCCAATTATGGTTTCATGATGGGCGGAACCAATAACAACCTGGAAGAGGTGCTGAAAACGAATCCGCGGAATGTTCCCGGCATCAAGCTGTTCCTGGGTTCTTCCACGGGAAACATGCTGGTAGATAATCCTGAAACGCTTGAAAATATTTTCAGCCATACCAAGATGCTGATTGCGGTTCACTGTGAAGACGAAGCGACGATTAAAGCCAATACCCAGAAATATATGGATGAATACGGTGAAGACATTCCTGTAAAATTCCACCACCTGATCAGGAGTGAAGAGGCCTGTTACAAATCCTCTTCAAAAGCGGTTGAACTGGCGGAAAAAACCGGGGCCCGGCTTCATGTTTTCCATTTGTCAACAGCAAAAGAAATGGAGCTTTTCAGAAACGATATTCCTTTAAAAGATAAAAAAATCACGGCAGAAGTCTGTGTCCACCATCTTACTTTTACCAATGAAGACTATGAAACGAAAGGCGGCCTGATTAAATGGAATCCTGCAGTGAAGACACAGGAAGATAAAGACGGGCTTTGGGAAGCGCTGCTGGATGACCGGATTGACGTAATAGCAACGGATCATGCGCCTCACACATGGGAGGAGAAACAGAATGTGTACACCAAGTGCCCTTCAGGTGCGCCGCTGGTTCAGCATGCTCTGGTGGTAATGCTGGAAAACTATAAAAACGGTAAAATTTCTTTAGAGAAAATCGTTGAAAAGATGTGCCACAACCCGGCTATTCTTTTCAGGATTGAGAAAAGAGGCTTTGTGAGGGAAGGATATAAGGCAGATCTGGTTCTGACGGACCTCGATGCAAGCTGGACGGTTAACAAGGAAAATATCCTTTACAAATGCGGATGGAGCCCGCTGGAAGGAACGGAATTCCATTCTAAAGTTACCCATACTTTTGTCAACGGGAACCTCGTATATGATAACGGGAAAATCAATGAGCAAAAATCCGGGGAACGGCTGCTCTTTGAAACTGAAGCATAA
- a CDS encoding FMN-dependent NADH-azoreductase, with protein MKSILHIISSPRTEVSASRKLGNAVIEEILAKYPGSSIKERDLTKNPAPFLEEVHINSFFTPAENRSPEQEAINQYSESLISELQEADIIVVDSPMYNFSIPSTLRSYFDHTSRAGYTFRYEENGPKGLLENKKLYVAFTSGNIYSEGPYQSYDANVPYVRNVFGFYGVTDVNVFRAEGLSIPGIMENALEKAIENIMID; from the coding sequence ATGAAAAGTATACTTCACATTATTTCAAGTCCGAGGACGGAAGTGTCGGCAAGCAGAAAATTAGGAAATGCCGTGATAGAGGAAATCCTGGCAAAATACCCTGGCAGCAGCATAAAAGAGCGTGACCTGACAAAAAATCCGGCTCCTTTTCTGGAAGAGGTACACATCAACTCATTTTTTACGCCGGCAGAAAACCGCAGTCCTGAGCAGGAAGCCATTAACCAGTATTCTGAAAGCCTGATTTCCGAACTGCAGGAAGCTGATATTATTGTAGTGGATTCTCCCATGTACAATTTTTCAATCCCTTCAACGCTCAGATCGTATTTTGACCATACTTCAAGGGCCGGATATACCTTCCGGTATGAGGAAAACGGACCGAAAGGCCTGCTGGAAAATAAAAAATTATACGTTGCTTTTACCTCAGGGAATATTTACTCTGAAGGTCCTTACCAAAGTTATGATGCCAATGTGCCTTATGTCAGGAATGTTTTTGGCTTTTACGGAGTAACCGATGTGAACGTGTTTCGTGCAGAAGGCCTGTCAATTCCGGGAATTATGGAAAACGCTTTAGAAAAAGCAATTGAAAATATCATGATTGATTAA
- a CDS encoding helix-turn-helix domain-containing protein, with translation MENAVISEESMHGGRCSENLSSVEDALYVIGGKWKLKIIIVLQEHGSIRFNELQRTITGISARVLSNELKDLELNGFVKRIVHAEQTPVIVEYVSTDYSRTLKNTITALSEWGRTHKQNIREDVFDKP, from the coding sequence ATGGAAAACGCTGTTATATCAGAAGAGTCTATGCATGGCGGAAGATGTTCGGAAAATCTTTCTTCCGTAGAAGATGCCCTGTATGTTATCGGCGGCAAATGGAAACTTAAAATTATCATTGTACTGCAGGAACACGGCAGCATCCGTTTCAATGAACTGCAGAGAACCATTACCGGGATTTCGGCAAGGGTGCTTTCCAATGAATTAAAGGACCTTGAACTTAACGGTTTTGTCAAAAGAATTGTTCATGCCGAACAGACGCCTGTTATCGTAGAATATGTTTCCACAGATTACAGCAGGACCCTGAAAAATACGATTACGGCACTTTCTGAATGGGGCAGGACCCACAAGCAGAATATCAGGGAAGATGTATTTGATAAGCCGTAG
- a CDS encoding AraC family transcriptional regulator — MSDTPIRIKTVSQFHTLRGLPKPKHPLISVISFDDMEQTEPGRQNLIFDFYMIAVKRDMGHQYRYGQKDYDFDEGVMFCMAPHQVLSITREEKGKNPSGWMLMVHPDFLWNTAMAGAIRKYEFFDYSVHEALFLSGDEEIKVLQIIENIKEEYQSNIDAFSQNIIISQLETLLNYSERFYQRQFITRHKTHHQVLEKLEVLLNDYFERDDFKEKGLPSVQFLSDELKMSPPYMRNLLKTLTGKTTQQIIHEKLIEKAKEKLSTTELSVSEIAYELGFEHSQSFSKLFKAKTEISPLEFRKSFN, encoded by the coding sequence ATGTCTGACACGCCGATAAGAATTAAAACCGTTTCCCAATTCCACACTTTACGGGGTTTGCCAAAACCAAAGCATCCGCTGATCAGCGTGATCAGTTTCGATGATATGGAACAGACGGAACCCGGCAGGCAGAATTTGATCTTTGACTTTTATATGATTGCTGTGAAAAGAGACATGGGCCACCAATACAGATACGGGCAGAAAGATTATGATTTTGATGAAGGCGTAATGTTCTGTATGGCACCGCATCAGGTCCTGAGCATTACAAGAGAAGAAAAAGGTAAAAACCCATCCGGATGGATGCTGATGGTTCATCCGGACTTTCTATGGAATACGGCAATGGCAGGCGCCATCAGAAAATATGAATTTTTTGATTATTCTGTGCATGAAGCTTTGTTTTTATCCGGAGACGAAGAAATAAAGGTCCTGCAGATCATTGAAAATATTAAAGAAGAATATCAATCAAACATTGATGCGTTTAGCCAGAATATCATTATCTCCCAGCTGGAAACACTTCTGAATTATTCCGAACGGTTTTATCAGCGCCAGTTTATCACCCGTCACAAAACGCATCACCAGGTTTTAGAAAAATTAGAAGTTTTGCTTAATGATTATTTTGAAAGAGACGATTTTAAGGAAAAAGGCTTGCCGAGCGTACAGTTTCTTTCGGATGAATTAAAGATGTCTCCGCCATATATGCGGAATCTGTTGAAAACACTGACCGGAAAAACTACACAGCAAATTATCCACGAAAAACTCATTGAGAAAGCCAAAGAAAAGCTGTCAACAACTGAGCTTTCCGTAAGTGAGATTGCTTATGAATTAGGGTTTGAACATTCTCAGTCTTTCAGCAAATTGTTTAAAGCGAAAACTGAGATTTCACCTTTGGAATTCAGGAAGTCTTTCAACTGA